A window from Populus trichocarpa isolate Nisqually-1 chromosome 3, P.trichocarpa_v4.1, whole genome shotgun sequence encodes these proteins:
- the LOC7458176 gene encoding kinesin-like protein KIN-14J isoform X6, which translates to MSASPERSLSENGRYDSSNGAHADVNIQSVIEWLNRSLPHLNLPTDASEEKLRAYLIDGTVLCNILDKLCPGLVEMRGNSKPGPENIRKFLAAMDEIALPRFVLADIQEGYMEPVLQCLGTLKTHFEFTGGKESIREHLRRRWNLPKVEFSEGITNSLVYTATCDENPAINGDERQQDSFENKYGSSLDDSISSESAALAHDAAHKLSEMFQQKQGSYADLSDSNILELMKSNGFDNASTRTLFSLVNRILEENIERKNGHVHHMALILKKVVQVIEHRVSTQAVNLKDLNNLYEVHLGKCQSRIKVLETLAAGTTEEIQVLLSKLQQIKIEKTKIEKKKKLEEQELLRTRQERIHSDIENSTLKHELEIAKTAHEEHCLLLQMRAEETKVQLEKKLMEFKCFLTESKERVKELESFSESKYQRWKSKEGTYKSFIDYQSRALQELRGASDFLKHEILKTKRSYAEEFNFLGVKLKGLVDAAANYHSVLAENRRLYNEVQDLKGNIRVYCRIRPFLPGQSKKRTTVEYIGENGELVISNPSKQGKDSHRLFKFNKVFGPAATQEEVFLDTQPLIRSVLDGYNVCIFAYGQTGSGKTYTMSGPNITSQEDWGVNYRALHDLFQISQHRKSSISYEVGVQMVEIYNEQVRDLLSSDGPHKRLGIWSTTQPNGLAVPDASMHAVTSTADVLELMNIGLMNRAVGATVLNERSSRSHSVLTVHVYGMDLETGAVLRGNLHLVDLAGSERVDRSEAIGERLREAQHINKSLSALGDVIFSLAQKSQHVPFRNSKLTQVLQSSLGGQAKTLMFVQLNPDVDSYSETVSTLKFAERVSGIELGAAKSNKEGRNTRELMEQVAFLKDTISRKDEVIERLQQLKANVNGVKCGMNSHGYDSSSPRRYSNGTALHSPRLSGRKGSRLFEKASSDTDNCSEHSERRSEAGSAQSMDNFQHKKMLLPQSKSKDDLTLKKEFVSRPNFVGTCLSHKDKEDLDLLGFGDADSDERLSDISDGCLSRAETEGSLGSAVEFTLFPESKPSEATKPVEVAKPVEAAKPARKAANKKPSFVSRLPKPSQKLAQTRLPRLSTTISSASKASSSMSAARKPPASSFSATKPVKQWH; encoded by the exons ATGAGTGCTTCGCCAGAAAGGAGCTTGAGCGAAAATGGGAGATATGACAGCTCAAATGGAGCTCATGCTGATG TTAATATTCAATCAGTGATTGAGTGGTTAAACCGTTCGCTACCTCATTTAAATTTGCCAACGGATGCGTCGGAGGAGAAACTGAGAGCATACTTGATTGATGGCACTGTCTTGTGTAACATTCTGGACAAGCTCTGTCCTGGTTTAGTTGAAATG AGAGGCAATTCTAAACCTGGACCAGAAAATATCCGAAAGTTTTTAGCAGCGATGGATGAAATTGCATTGCCTAGGTTTGTACTTGCTGACATACAGGAG GGATACATGGAACCGGTTCTGCAGTGCCTTGGGACACTTAAAACTCATTTTGAGTTTACTGGTGGGAAAGAAAGCATCCGTGAACATCTAAGAAGAAGATGGAATCTACCGAAGGTAGAATTTTCAGAGGGAATCACTAACTCGCTAGTGTACACAGCAACATGCGATGAAAACCCTGCCATAAATGGAGACGAGAGGCAACAAGATTCTTTTGAGAACAAATATGGAAGCAGCTTGGATGATTCTATCTCTTCAG AGTCTGCTGCTTTGGCGCATGATGCTGCACACAAGTTATCTGAGATGTTCCAACAAAAGCAAGGGTCCTATGCTGATCTTTCAGATTCCAATATCTTGGAATTGATGAAATCAAATGGGTTCGAT AATGCCTCTACTCGAACATTGTTCAGCTTAGTGAACAGAATTCTGGAAGAAAACATTGAAAGAAAGAATGGGCATGTCCATCAT ATGGCTCTTATATTGAAGAAAGTTGTGCAAGTTATTGAACATCGGGTTTCAACCCAAGCAGTGAACTTGAAAGAT CTAAACAATCTTTATGAGGTTCACTTGGGAAAGTGCCAATCACGAATAAAAGTTCTAGAGACCCTTGCAGCTGGAACCACAGAAGAAATTCAG GTTTTGTTGTCAAAGCTGCAACAAATCAAG ATTGAGAAAactaaaatagagaaaaagaaaaagcttgaAGAGCAGGAACTACTTAGAACAAGGCAAGAGAGAATCCACAGTGATATTGAGAACTCCACGCTGAAACATGAACTAGAAATAGCCAAGACGGCGCATGAAGAGCACTGCTTGCTATTGCAAATGCGGGCTGAGGAAACTAAAGTTCAATTGGAGAAGAAATTAATGgaattcaaatgttttttaacaGAATCAAAGGAGAGGGTGAAGGAGCTCGAGTCATTTTCTGAATCTAAATATCAGAGGTGGAAAAGCAAAGAGGGCACCTATAAAAGCTTCATAGATTATCAATCTAGAGCTTTACAG GAATTAAGGGGAGCTTCTGACTTTCTAAAACACGAGATCTTGAAGACCAAAAGGAGTTACGCTGAGGAATTTAATTTCCTGG GCGTGAAGCTTAAAGGACTAGTTGACGCTGCTGCAAATTATCATTCTGTTCTTGCAGAAAATCGAAGATTGTACAATGAGGTTCAGGATTTGAAAG GCAATATTAGAGTGTATTGTCGAATAAGGCCATTCCTTCCTGGACAATCTAAGAAGCGAACAACAGTAGAATATATTGGAGAAAATGGTGAATTGGTTATTTCGAATCCCTCAAAACAAGGAAAAGACAGTCATAGGCTCTTCAAATTTAACAAGGTTTTTGGCCCAGCAGCTACTCAAG AGGAGGTGTTTTTAGATACCCAACCACTAATTCGGTCTGTCCTTGATGGATACAATGTATGTATATTTGCATATGGTCAAACGGGCTCAGGAAAGACCTATACAATG AGTGGGCCTAATATAACATCACAAGAAGATTGGGGGGTCAATTACCGAGCACTGCATGATCTTTTCCAGATCTCTCAGCACAGGAAAAGCTCCATCTCATATGAAGTTGGAGTTCAAATGGTTGAAATTTACAATGAGCAAGTTCGTGATTTACTCTCAAGTGATGGTCCTCACAAAAGA CTTGGGATTTGGAGCACAACCCAACCAAATGGTTTGGCTGTCCCTGATGCCAGCATGCATGCGGTTACATCAACTGCAGATGTGTTAGAATTAATGAACATTGGCTTAATGAACCGTGCAGTGGGTGCTACAGTTCTAAATGAAAGAAGTAGTAGATCCCACAG TGTTCTCACTGTTCATGTCTATGGCATGGATTTAGAAACTGGTGCTGTTTTACGTGGCAACCTACATTTGGTTGATCTTGCTGGTAGTGAAAGAGTGGATAGATCTGAAGCTATTGGAGAGAGGTTGAGGGAAGCAcaacatattaacaaatcacTATCCGCCCTTGGGGATGTAATATTTTCCTTAGCACAAAAGAGTCAGCATGTGCCATTCAGAAATAGCAAACTAACTCAAGTGCTTCAAAGTTCGTTAG GCGGTCAAGCAAAGACCCTTATGTTTGTGCAGCTTAATCCTGACGTAGATTCCTATTCTGAAACTGTAAGTACTTTGAAGTTTGCTGAGAGGGTTTCAGGGATTGAGTTGGGTGCTGCAAAGAGCAATAAAGAGGGAAGAAATACAAGAGAACTTATGGAGCAG GTTGCGTTCCTCAAAGACACAATTTCAAGGAAAGATGAAGTGATTGAGCGGTTGCAGCAGCTCAAGGCGAATGTCAATGGTGTGAAGTGTGGTATGAATTCACATGGGTATGATTCTTCTTCTCCAAGAAGATATTCAAATGGGACTGCACTACATAGCCCTAGGCTCTCAGGAAGGAAAGGTTCAAGACTTTTTGAGAAAGCATCTTCTGATACAGACAACTGCTCAGAGCACAGTGAAAGACGCTCTGAAGCTGGTTCTGCACAGTCAATGGATaactttcaacataaaaaaatgttgctTCCACAGTCAAAGTCAAAGGATGACTTGACACTCAAGAAAGAATTTGTCTCTCGGCCAAATTTTGTCGGAACATGTTTGTCTCATAAAGATAAAGAAGACCTTGATCTCTTGGGCTTTGGAGATGCAGATTCTGATGAGCGATTAAGTGACATATCTGATGGTTGTCTTTCAAGAGCTGAAACTGAAGGCTCTCTGGGTAGTGCAGTAGAGTTCACTCTTTTCCCTGAATCTAAACCATCTGAAGCTACAAAACCAGTTGAAGTTGCAAAACCGGTTGAAGCTGCAAAACCAGCCAGGAAGGCTGCGAACAAGAA ACCGAGTTTCGTATCTAGGCTTCCTAAGCCTTCACAAAAGCTGGCACAAACAAGATTACCTCGTCTGTCAACGACTATCAGCTCTGCATCTAAGGCTTCATCAA gtATGTCAGCAGCCAGGAAACCTCCTGCAAGCAGTTTCTCTGCAACCAAGCCGGTGAAACAATGGCACTAA
- the LOC7458176 gene encoding kinesin-like protein KIN-14J isoform X1, whose protein sequence is MSASPERSLSENGRYDSSNGAHADVNIQSVIEWLNRSLPHLNLPTDASEEKLRAYLIDGTVLCNILDKLCPGLVEMRGNSKPGPENIRKFLAAMDEIALPRFVLADIQEGYMEPVLQCLGTLKTHFEFTGGKESIREHLRRRWNLPKVEFSEGITNSLVYTATCDENPAINGDERQQDSFENKYGSSLDDSISSESAALAHDAAHKLSEMFQQKQGSYADLSDSNILELMKSNGFDQNASTRTLFSLVNRILEENIERKNGHVHHMALILKKVVQVIEHRVSTQAVNLKDLNNLYEVHLGKCQSRIKVLETLAAGTTEEIQVLLSKLQQIKIEKTKIEKKKKLEEQELLRTRQERIHSDIENSTLKHELEIAKTAHEEHCLLLQMRAEETKVQLEKKLMEFKCFLTESKERVKELESFSESKYQRWKSKEGTYKSFIDYQSRALQELRGASDFLKHEILKTKRSYAEEFNFLGVKLKGLVDAAANYHSVLAENRRLYNEVQDLKGNIRVYCRIRPFLPGQSKKRTTVEYIGENGELVISNPSKQGKDSHRLFKFNKVFGPAATQEEVFLDTQPLIRSVLDGYNVCIFAYGQTGSGKTYTMSGPNITSQEDWGVNYRALHDLFQISQHRKSSISYEVGVQMVEIYNEQVRDLLSSDGPHKRLGIWSTTQPNGLAVPDASMHAVTSTADVLELMNIGLMNRAVGATVLNERSSRSHSVLTVHVYGMDLETGAVLRGNLHLVDLAGSERVDRSEAIGERLREAQHINKSLSALGDVIFSLAQKSQHVPFRNSKLTQVLQSSLGGQAKTLMFVQLNPDVDSYSETVSTLKFAERVSGIELGAAKSNKEGRNTRELMEQTFKWIGVAFLKDTISRKDEVIERLQQLKANVNGVKCGMNSHGYDSSSPRRYSNGTALHSPRLSGRKGSRLFEKASSDTDNCSEHSERRSEAGSAQSMDNFQHKKMLLPQSKSKDDLTLKKEFVSRPNFVGTCLSHKDKEDLDLLGFGDADSDERLSDISDGCLSRAETEGSLGSAVEFTLFPESKPSEATKPVEVAKPVEAAKPARKAANKNRPSFVSRLPKPSQKLAQTRLPRLSTTISSASKASSSMSAARKPPASSFSATKPVKQWH, encoded by the exons ATGAGTGCTTCGCCAGAAAGGAGCTTGAGCGAAAATGGGAGATATGACAGCTCAAATGGAGCTCATGCTGATG TTAATATTCAATCAGTGATTGAGTGGTTAAACCGTTCGCTACCTCATTTAAATTTGCCAACGGATGCGTCGGAGGAGAAACTGAGAGCATACTTGATTGATGGCACTGTCTTGTGTAACATTCTGGACAAGCTCTGTCCTGGTTTAGTTGAAATG AGAGGCAATTCTAAACCTGGACCAGAAAATATCCGAAAGTTTTTAGCAGCGATGGATGAAATTGCATTGCCTAGGTTTGTACTTGCTGACATACAGGAG GGATACATGGAACCGGTTCTGCAGTGCCTTGGGACACTTAAAACTCATTTTGAGTTTACTGGTGGGAAAGAAAGCATCCGTGAACATCTAAGAAGAAGATGGAATCTACCGAAGGTAGAATTTTCAGAGGGAATCACTAACTCGCTAGTGTACACAGCAACATGCGATGAAAACCCTGCCATAAATGGAGACGAGAGGCAACAAGATTCTTTTGAGAACAAATATGGAAGCAGCTTGGATGATTCTATCTCTTCAG AGTCTGCTGCTTTGGCGCATGATGCTGCACACAAGTTATCTGAGATGTTCCAACAAAAGCAAGGGTCCTATGCTGATCTTTCAGATTCCAATATCTTGGAATTGATGAAATCAAATGGGTTCGAT CAGAATGCCTCTACTCGAACATTGTTCAGCTTAGTGAACAGAATTCTGGAAGAAAACATTGAAAGAAAGAATGGGCATGTCCATCAT ATGGCTCTTATATTGAAGAAAGTTGTGCAAGTTATTGAACATCGGGTTTCAACCCAAGCAGTGAACTTGAAAGAT CTAAACAATCTTTATGAGGTTCACTTGGGAAAGTGCCAATCACGAATAAAAGTTCTAGAGACCCTTGCAGCTGGAACCACAGAAGAAATTCAG GTTTTGTTGTCAAAGCTGCAACAAATCAAG ATTGAGAAAactaaaatagagaaaaagaaaaagcttgaAGAGCAGGAACTACTTAGAACAAGGCAAGAGAGAATCCACAGTGATATTGAGAACTCCACGCTGAAACATGAACTAGAAATAGCCAAGACGGCGCATGAAGAGCACTGCTTGCTATTGCAAATGCGGGCTGAGGAAACTAAAGTTCAATTGGAGAAGAAATTAATGgaattcaaatgttttttaacaGAATCAAAGGAGAGGGTGAAGGAGCTCGAGTCATTTTCTGAATCTAAATATCAGAGGTGGAAAAGCAAAGAGGGCACCTATAAAAGCTTCATAGATTATCAATCTAGAGCTTTACAG GAATTAAGGGGAGCTTCTGACTTTCTAAAACACGAGATCTTGAAGACCAAAAGGAGTTACGCTGAGGAATTTAATTTCCTGG GCGTGAAGCTTAAAGGACTAGTTGACGCTGCTGCAAATTATCATTCTGTTCTTGCAGAAAATCGAAGATTGTACAATGAGGTTCAGGATTTGAAAG GCAATATTAGAGTGTATTGTCGAATAAGGCCATTCCTTCCTGGACAATCTAAGAAGCGAACAACAGTAGAATATATTGGAGAAAATGGTGAATTGGTTATTTCGAATCCCTCAAAACAAGGAAAAGACAGTCATAGGCTCTTCAAATTTAACAAGGTTTTTGGCCCAGCAGCTACTCAAG AGGAGGTGTTTTTAGATACCCAACCACTAATTCGGTCTGTCCTTGATGGATACAATGTATGTATATTTGCATATGGTCAAACGGGCTCAGGAAAGACCTATACAATG AGTGGGCCTAATATAACATCACAAGAAGATTGGGGGGTCAATTACCGAGCACTGCATGATCTTTTCCAGATCTCTCAGCACAGGAAAAGCTCCATCTCATATGAAGTTGGAGTTCAAATGGTTGAAATTTACAATGAGCAAGTTCGTGATTTACTCTCAAGTGATGGTCCTCACAAAAGA CTTGGGATTTGGAGCACAACCCAACCAAATGGTTTGGCTGTCCCTGATGCCAGCATGCATGCGGTTACATCAACTGCAGATGTGTTAGAATTAATGAACATTGGCTTAATGAACCGTGCAGTGGGTGCTACAGTTCTAAATGAAAGAAGTAGTAGATCCCACAG TGTTCTCACTGTTCATGTCTATGGCATGGATTTAGAAACTGGTGCTGTTTTACGTGGCAACCTACATTTGGTTGATCTTGCTGGTAGTGAAAGAGTGGATAGATCTGAAGCTATTGGAGAGAGGTTGAGGGAAGCAcaacatattaacaaatcacTATCCGCCCTTGGGGATGTAATATTTTCCTTAGCACAAAAGAGTCAGCATGTGCCATTCAGAAATAGCAAACTAACTCAAGTGCTTCAAAGTTCGTTAG GCGGTCAAGCAAAGACCCTTATGTTTGTGCAGCTTAATCCTGACGTAGATTCCTATTCTGAAACTGTAAGTACTTTGAAGTTTGCTGAGAGGGTTTCAGGGATTGAGTTGGGTGCTGCAAAGAGCAATAAAGAGGGAAGAAATACAAGAGAACTTATGGAGCAG ACATTCAAGTGGATAGGG GTTGCGTTCCTCAAAGACACAATTTCAAGGAAAGATGAAGTGATTGAGCGGTTGCAGCAGCTCAAGGCGAATGTCAATGGTGTGAAGTGTGGTATGAATTCACATGGGTATGATTCTTCTTCTCCAAGAAGATATTCAAATGGGACTGCACTACATAGCCCTAGGCTCTCAGGAAGGAAAGGTTCAAGACTTTTTGAGAAAGCATCTTCTGATACAGACAACTGCTCAGAGCACAGTGAAAGACGCTCTGAAGCTGGTTCTGCACAGTCAATGGATaactttcaacataaaaaaatgttgctTCCACAGTCAAAGTCAAAGGATGACTTGACACTCAAGAAAGAATTTGTCTCTCGGCCAAATTTTGTCGGAACATGTTTGTCTCATAAAGATAAAGAAGACCTTGATCTCTTGGGCTTTGGAGATGCAGATTCTGATGAGCGATTAAGTGACATATCTGATGGTTGTCTTTCAAGAGCTGAAACTGAAGGCTCTCTGGGTAGTGCAGTAGAGTTCACTCTTTTCCCTGAATCTAAACCATCTGAAGCTACAAAACCAGTTGAAGTTGCAAAACCGGTTGAAGCTGCAAAACCAGCCAGGAAGGCTGCGAACAAGAA CAGACCGAGTTTCGTATCTAGGCTTCCTAAGCCTTCACAAAAGCTGGCACAAACAAGATTACCTCGTCTGTCAACGACTATCAGCTCTGCATCTAAGGCTTCATCAA gtATGTCAGCAGCCAGGAAACCTCCTGCAAGCAGTTTCTCTGCAACCAAGCCGGTGAAACAATGGCACTAA
- the LOC7458176 gene encoding kinesin-like protein KIN-14J isoform X3, with product MSASPERSLSENGRYDSSNGAHADVNIQSVIEWLNRSLPHLNLPTDASEEKLRAYLIDGTVLCNILDKLCPGLVEMRGNSKPGPENIRKFLAAMDEIALPRFVLADIQEGYMEPVLQCLGTLKTHFEFTGGKESIREHLRRRWNLPKVEFSEGITNSLVYTATCDENPAINGDERQQDSFENKYGSSLDDSISSESAALAHDAAHKLSEMFQQKQGSYADLSDSNILELMKSNGFDQNASTRTLFSLVNRILEENIERKNGHVHHMALILKKVVQVIEHRVSTQAVNLKDLNNLYEVHLGKCQSRIKVLETLAAGTTEEIQVLLSKLQQIKIEKTKIEKKKKLEEQELLRTRQERIHSDIENSTLKHELEIAKTAHEEHCLLLQMRAEETKVQLEKKLMEFKCFLTESKERVKELESFSESKYQRWKSKEGTYKSFIDYQSRALQELRGASDFLKHEILKTKRSYAEEFNFLGVKLKGLVDAAANYHSVLAENRRLYNEVQDLKGNIRVYCRIRPFLPGQSKKRTTVEYIGENGELVISNPSKQGKDSHRLFKFNKVFGPAATQEEVFLDTQPLIRSVLDGYNVCIFAYGQTGSGKTYTMSGPNITSQEDWGVNYRALHDLFQISQHRKSSISYEVGVQMVEIYNEQVRDLLSSDGPHKRLGIWSTTQPNGLAVPDASMHAVTSTADVLELMNIGLMNRAVGATVLNERSSRSHSVLTVHVYGMDLETGAVLRGNLHLVDLAGSERVDRSEAIGERLREAQHINKSLSALGDVIFSLAQKSQHVPFRNSKLTQVLQSSLGGQAKTLMFVQLNPDVDSYSETVSTLKFAERVSGIELGAAKSNKEGRNTRELMEQTFKWIGVAFLKDTISRKDEVIERLQQLKANVNGVKCGMNSHGYDSSSPRRYSNGTALHSPRLSGRKGSRLFEKASSDTDNCSEHSERRSEAGSAQSMDNFQHKKMLLPQSKSKDDLTLKKEFVSRPNFVGTCLSHKDKEDLDLLGFGDADSDERLSDISDGCLSRAETEGSLGSAVEFTLFPESKPSEATKPVEVAKPVEAAKPARKAANKKPSFVSRLPKPSQKLAQTRLPRLSTTISSASKASSSMSAARKPPASSFSATKPVKQWH from the exons ATGAGTGCTTCGCCAGAAAGGAGCTTGAGCGAAAATGGGAGATATGACAGCTCAAATGGAGCTCATGCTGATG TTAATATTCAATCAGTGATTGAGTGGTTAAACCGTTCGCTACCTCATTTAAATTTGCCAACGGATGCGTCGGAGGAGAAACTGAGAGCATACTTGATTGATGGCACTGTCTTGTGTAACATTCTGGACAAGCTCTGTCCTGGTTTAGTTGAAATG AGAGGCAATTCTAAACCTGGACCAGAAAATATCCGAAAGTTTTTAGCAGCGATGGATGAAATTGCATTGCCTAGGTTTGTACTTGCTGACATACAGGAG GGATACATGGAACCGGTTCTGCAGTGCCTTGGGACACTTAAAACTCATTTTGAGTTTACTGGTGGGAAAGAAAGCATCCGTGAACATCTAAGAAGAAGATGGAATCTACCGAAGGTAGAATTTTCAGAGGGAATCACTAACTCGCTAGTGTACACAGCAACATGCGATGAAAACCCTGCCATAAATGGAGACGAGAGGCAACAAGATTCTTTTGAGAACAAATATGGAAGCAGCTTGGATGATTCTATCTCTTCAG AGTCTGCTGCTTTGGCGCATGATGCTGCACACAAGTTATCTGAGATGTTCCAACAAAAGCAAGGGTCCTATGCTGATCTTTCAGATTCCAATATCTTGGAATTGATGAAATCAAATGGGTTCGAT CAGAATGCCTCTACTCGAACATTGTTCAGCTTAGTGAACAGAATTCTGGAAGAAAACATTGAAAGAAAGAATGGGCATGTCCATCAT ATGGCTCTTATATTGAAGAAAGTTGTGCAAGTTATTGAACATCGGGTTTCAACCCAAGCAGTGAACTTGAAAGAT CTAAACAATCTTTATGAGGTTCACTTGGGAAAGTGCCAATCACGAATAAAAGTTCTAGAGACCCTTGCAGCTGGAACCACAGAAGAAATTCAG GTTTTGTTGTCAAAGCTGCAACAAATCAAG ATTGAGAAAactaaaatagagaaaaagaaaaagcttgaAGAGCAGGAACTACTTAGAACAAGGCAAGAGAGAATCCACAGTGATATTGAGAACTCCACGCTGAAACATGAACTAGAAATAGCCAAGACGGCGCATGAAGAGCACTGCTTGCTATTGCAAATGCGGGCTGAGGAAACTAAAGTTCAATTGGAGAAGAAATTAATGgaattcaaatgttttttaacaGAATCAAAGGAGAGGGTGAAGGAGCTCGAGTCATTTTCTGAATCTAAATATCAGAGGTGGAAAAGCAAAGAGGGCACCTATAAAAGCTTCATAGATTATCAATCTAGAGCTTTACAG GAATTAAGGGGAGCTTCTGACTTTCTAAAACACGAGATCTTGAAGACCAAAAGGAGTTACGCTGAGGAATTTAATTTCCTGG GCGTGAAGCTTAAAGGACTAGTTGACGCTGCTGCAAATTATCATTCTGTTCTTGCAGAAAATCGAAGATTGTACAATGAGGTTCAGGATTTGAAAG GCAATATTAGAGTGTATTGTCGAATAAGGCCATTCCTTCCTGGACAATCTAAGAAGCGAACAACAGTAGAATATATTGGAGAAAATGGTGAATTGGTTATTTCGAATCCCTCAAAACAAGGAAAAGACAGTCATAGGCTCTTCAAATTTAACAAGGTTTTTGGCCCAGCAGCTACTCAAG AGGAGGTGTTTTTAGATACCCAACCACTAATTCGGTCTGTCCTTGATGGATACAATGTATGTATATTTGCATATGGTCAAACGGGCTCAGGAAAGACCTATACAATG AGTGGGCCTAATATAACATCACAAGAAGATTGGGGGGTCAATTACCGAGCACTGCATGATCTTTTCCAGATCTCTCAGCACAGGAAAAGCTCCATCTCATATGAAGTTGGAGTTCAAATGGTTGAAATTTACAATGAGCAAGTTCGTGATTTACTCTCAAGTGATGGTCCTCACAAAAGA CTTGGGATTTGGAGCACAACCCAACCAAATGGTTTGGCTGTCCCTGATGCCAGCATGCATGCGGTTACATCAACTGCAGATGTGTTAGAATTAATGAACATTGGCTTAATGAACCGTGCAGTGGGTGCTACAGTTCTAAATGAAAGAAGTAGTAGATCCCACAG TGTTCTCACTGTTCATGTCTATGGCATGGATTTAGAAACTGGTGCTGTTTTACGTGGCAACCTACATTTGGTTGATCTTGCTGGTAGTGAAAGAGTGGATAGATCTGAAGCTATTGGAGAGAGGTTGAGGGAAGCAcaacatattaacaaatcacTATCCGCCCTTGGGGATGTAATATTTTCCTTAGCACAAAAGAGTCAGCATGTGCCATTCAGAAATAGCAAACTAACTCAAGTGCTTCAAAGTTCGTTAG GCGGTCAAGCAAAGACCCTTATGTTTGTGCAGCTTAATCCTGACGTAGATTCCTATTCTGAAACTGTAAGTACTTTGAAGTTTGCTGAGAGGGTTTCAGGGATTGAGTTGGGTGCTGCAAAGAGCAATAAAGAGGGAAGAAATACAAGAGAACTTATGGAGCAG ACATTCAAGTGGATAGGG GTTGCGTTCCTCAAAGACACAATTTCAAGGAAAGATGAAGTGATTGAGCGGTTGCAGCAGCTCAAGGCGAATGTCAATGGTGTGAAGTGTGGTATGAATTCACATGGGTATGATTCTTCTTCTCCAAGAAGATATTCAAATGGGACTGCACTACATAGCCCTAGGCTCTCAGGAAGGAAAGGTTCAAGACTTTTTGAGAAAGCATCTTCTGATACAGACAACTGCTCAGAGCACAGTGAAAGACGCTCTGAAGCTGGTTCTGCACAGTCAATGGATaactttcaacataaaaaaatgttgctTCCACAGTCAAAGTCAAAGGATGACTTGACACTCAAGAAAGAATTTGTCTCTCGGCCAAATTTTGTCGGAACATGTTTGTCTCATAAAGATAAAGAAGACCTTGATCTCTTGGGCTTTGGAGATGCAGATTCTGATGAGCGATTAAGTGACATATCTGATGGTTGTCTTTCAAGAGCTGAAACTGAAGGCTCTCTGGGTAGTGCAGTAGAGTTCACTCTTTTCCCTGAATCTAAACCATCTGAAGCTACAAAACCAGTTGAAGTTGCAAAACCGGTTGAAGCTGCAAAACCAGCCAGGAAGGCTGCGAACAAGAA ACCGAGTTTCGTATCTAGGCTTCCTAAGCCTTCACAAAAGCTGGCACAAACAAGATTACCTCGTCTGTCAACGACTATCAGCTCTGCATCTAAGGCTTCATCAA gtATGTCAGCAGCCAGGAAACCTCCTGCAAGCAGTTTCTCTGCAACCAAGCCGGTGAAACAATGGCACTAA